A stretch of the Medicago truncatula cultivar Jemalong A17 chromosome 5, MtrunA17r5.0-ANR, whole genome shotgun sequence genome encodes the following:
- the LOC11412170 gene encoding D-2-hydroxyglutarate dehydrogenase, mitochondrial: MINRNSRNTLRFLTRFHHHQHNPSSQFTSKTVFDENCKQLKRNVLPTENKAFNFFNPLTNFFKNKQLGHGISCGILQKCYYGSMGGAVQRSSRFSELNDDDVRYFEEILGKKNVVQDEDKLSVANIDWMHKYKGSSKLILQPCNTDQVSQILKYCNSRCLAVVPQGGNTGLVGGSVPVFDEVIVSLSSMNNIISFDKVSGILVCEAGCILENIMSFLDNEGFIMPLDLGAKGSCQIGGNVSTNAGGLRLVRYGSLHGNVLGVEAVLANGTVLDMLKTLRKDNTGYDLKHLFIGSEGSLGIVTKVSILTPPKLSSVNVALLACKDYSCCQKLLQEAKRKLGEILSAFEFLDGQSMDLVTNHLEGARNPFSTSHHNFYVLIETTGSDESSDKQKLEAFLLGSMENELIADGVLAQDINQASTFWRIREGISEALMKAGAVYKYDVSIPVENLYNLVEEMRSRLGDAANVIGYGHLGDGNLHLNVSVSQYDEKILSQIEPFVYEWTSKKRGSISAEHGVGLMKANEIFYSQSHETVQMMASIKNLMDPNHILNPYKVLPHSITS, translated from the exons atgattaATCGGAATAGCAGAAACACACTTCGCTTCCTCACACGCTTCCATCATCACCAACACAACCCATCTTCTCAATTCACttcaaaaacagtttttgatgaaaattgcAAACAATTAAAGCGCAATGTTCTTCCTACGGAGAATAAAGCTTTCAACTTTTTCAACCCActaacaaatttcttcaaaaataagcAACTGGGTCATGGAATTTCTTGCGGAATTCTTCAAAAATGTTATTATGGTTCAATGGGTGGTGCTGTTCAAAGAAGTTCCAGATTCTCAGAgttgaatgatgatgatgttagATACTTTGAGGAGATTTTGGGGAAGAAAAATGTTGTACAGGATGAAGATAAGCTTAGTGTTGCAAATATTGATTGGATGCATAAATACAAAGGCTCAAGCAAACTCATTCTACAACCATGTAACACTGATCAg GTTTCTCAGATTCTTAAATATTGCAACTCCAGATGCCTGGCTGTTGTTCCTCAAGGTGGAAACACTGGTCTTGTAGGTGGAAGTGTACCTGTCTTTGATGAA GTGATTGTTAGTCTTAGTTCAATGAATAATATCATTTCTTTTGACAAG GTTAGTGGAATATTGGTATGTGAAGCTGGGTGCATATTGGAAAATATAATGTCATTCCTGGACAATGAAGG ATTTATTATGCCACTAGACTTAGGTGCTAAAGGGAGCTGCCAGATTGGTGGAAATGTTTCAACTAACGCCGGTGGTTTGCGTCTTGTTCGTTATGGATCTCTTCATGGAAATGTACTTG GTGTTGAAGCTGTTCTAGCAAATGGCACTGTACTTGACATGCTTAAGACATTGCGCAAAGATAACACTGGCTATGATTTGAAACATCTATTTATAG GAAGTGAAGGTTCCTTGGGAATTGTAACCAAGGTTTCAATACTTACCCCACCAAAGTTATCTTCAGTTAATGTGGCTCTTCTTGCTTGCAAAGATTATAGCTGCTGCCAG AAACTGCTACAAGAAGCAAAAAGGAAGCTTGGGGAGATTTTATCTGCGTTTGAATTTTTGGATGGCCAGTCAATGGATTTG GTTACAAATCACCTGGAAGGTGCTCGGAATCCATTTTCTACTTCACATCATAActtttatgttttgattgagACAACAGGCAGTGATGAATCTTCGGACAA ACAAAAGCTTGAAGCATTTCTACTTGGGTCCatggaaaatgaattgataGCTGATGGTGTTCTTGCACAAGACATAAACCAAGCATCAACTTTTTGGCGTATACGTGAG GGTATTTCAGAGGCATTGATGAAAGCAGGAGCTGTTTACAAGTATGATGTATCGATACCTGTTGAAAATCTATACAATCTTGTTGAAGAAATGCGCTCTAGACTAG GTGATGCGGCTAATGTAATTGGATATGGTCACCTTGGAGATGGTAATTTGCATTTAAACGTTTCTGTTTCTCAGTACGATGAAAAG ATTTTATCACAAATTGAGCCTTTTGTATATGAATGGACGTCTAAGAAACGTGGAAGTATTAGCGCGGAGCATGGGGTAGGCCTAATGAAAGCGAACGAGATTTTCTACAGCCAGTCGCATGAAACT GTGCAAATGATGGCTTCGATCAAGAATTTGATGGATCCCAACCACATACTCAACCCATATAAAGTTCTTCCTCACTCTATCACTTCATAA